The following is a genomic window from Elaeis guineensis isolate ETL-2024a chromosome 10, EG11, whole genome shotgun sequence.
cTCTTTCTGTTATGGCTTTGCTTTGCCCGTATACGGTTTTCCGCTCGTCCTCAGTAACCTGCAGATTTCGGCCTCTACTGTCTTCTATATGGGCCGGGCTATCTCTTATGGGATGACTATTATTCTTGTTCATTGGCCTATTATTTTGTACAGCAGTGTCATAGCTTTTTAATCAGGATGGCTTGCTTGCCTCTAAGACCTTTTTTATTAACATCTCTCCGATTACTTTTTTGGTTCTTACACCGGGGTTCTCAGTTCCTTCCTtgctcttcatatatatatatatatatatatatatatatatatatatatatatatatatatacatatatatacatatatatatatatatatatatatatatatacatatatatatatatacatatatatacatatatatatatatacatatatatacatatatatatatatacatatatatacatatatatatatatacatatatatacatatatatatatatacatatatatacatatatatatatacatatatatacatatatatatatacatatatatacatatatatatatatatatacatatatatatatatatacatatatatacatagatatatatatatacatatatatatatagatatatatatatacatatatatatatacatatgtatgtatgtatgtatgtatatatatatgtatgtatgtatgtatgtatgtatatatatatatgtatgtatgtatgtatgtatatatatatgtatgtatgtatgtatatatatatgtatgtatgtatgtatgtatgtatatatatatatgtatgtatgtatgtatgtatgtatgtatatatatatatatatatatatatatatatatatatatatatatatgtatgtgtgtgtgtgtgtgtgtgtgtgtgtgtatatatatatatatatataaggcctGCTGTAGCTGTTCTTTTTAGTATATGTAAATAGATCTTGTTTCTtaccaaaaaattttatataaaagctACTCTCTATTTCCCCATTCCAACCAGGATTCCAACCCGGGTGGCCAAATAAATCGTCTCGCTCTCCAGCACCCCTAACATTCGCAACCATGGTGGATAATTTCTAAGCATTCTTTTGTATTTGGCCTTTTGGTTCTTAAGGATGTTGTCCAGCACTTCTTCTATAACTCTTATAATATAGCCCCGTTTCCTCCGTttaccccccccccaaaaaagaaaaaaaaaatcttttagttTGTTTAACAGAAAATTAACAGTAGTAAAATCTAATTTGTTTAATAAAAAGTTAACATCAAAAGATTAAAGTTAACAGCAAAAAATTATGTGTAATGTATATACCAAAAATTAAGCATCAAaatgtatattttttaaatactggGGGGAGTCTATAATTACCCCACATCTCTGTCCCCCTGCTCTTCTTCTAAAGCTGGAAATAGGCTCAAACTAGACTAATGGACTTCAAATTGATCTGACTTCAAATCGGACTATGGGCTAGGCTCGAGCAAAATCAGATCAGATTTGGGCTCGAATATATAGTTTACTCTTCTTCGGGATCAAGCTTGAACATATTATTGGTCGGGTTCAGATCTGAGCACAATAGAGAAGCTCAAAAAATGAGTAGATATAAAGAAGGGGACAATAGGTGGGTTCTTCAAAAGAAGAACTATGACGGAGGGAACAATGCTGCGATGATGAAGCAATGCATCTTGATCGTGGAGGAAGGCGGAGTAGCAAAGGCTAGTAAGCtcgagatttttatttttattttttaatccgtactctctctcctcctcccctCTCCTTGGCTTCCTCTCTCCCGTGTCTATCTCCGTCTTGTTCGGCCTCCTCCTATAATAACAACAGCTTTGCCAGAAGCGGAGGGGTCAAAAATAaggctggcaaaatatgatccgatccgtATTCGATCCGCCATAAACATGTTTGAGTTTAAGCCAAACGGATCgatctgtttaacccgtttaataattgGGTTGGATATGGGTTTTAGATATCTGactcgtttaacctgtttaatatttaggttgggtttagtcagataactcatttaacctgtttaactcatttaagatccatttaacctgtttaaaacctGTTTAACTAGTTTCTGATTCATTTAActtaatccgtttaacctgtttaatccgtttaatctaatttgatctatttaataaatgggttaaatgaaTCGGATCatgttcagatttgaatttttgatccgtttaataaacaTGTCGGATTTAGATTAACCATTTTCTGATCCGACTTATTTATGATTCGATCCATTTATGATCGACCTGACCTGTTTGCCACCCTAGTCAAAAGCATTCTAACAATGCTCCTTTCGTAATATCTGCACCATTGAACCCCTCCCCTTTCAACCTTGCTGGCATTCCTTTTCTAGTTTAATCCCTCTTCAAAGCTGCAGTCTAGATTAATGTTGTCCTCACTGCAGGCTTTCAAGGGATTATTGTGGGAATCAACAAATGAGATTaggatgagagaaagagaagcggGTTGAGATGGGCTGGGTTGGCAAGGACTTGGGAGTCGACTGGTGATAAAGATCTAAGCCCTAGTTTTACGGATGGATTTGGGCTCATCGGGTTAGTCTAATTAGACTCGGGCCTAGGCTTGgatcagtttttttttaaaaaatcagatctaaacctaatttgaagtccgaaaaattatttcgagatagATTCAGATAGAGGTATGGCTCAATCCATTCTGGTCCAGTTCGACACTATCCTCCTCCCACCTCTCCTTCGTTCAAGCCCATCGTCATACGCTgcacttcttcctcctcctctagcCACTTCTTCACTATTAGGGCCTGTCGCTGCAATCATCCatttcctcctcctccatctATCTCTCCATCGATCAGGCCCACTATTCGCTGCATGCTGcctccttcctcctctttcttctctgtCCACCTCTCCACCACTCATCTTCttgcttcttcttttcttctctatcGTTGTATGCTgtcccctctctcctcctcctcctcctcctcctcctccatctcctcctcctccattgTTCGTCTTTTGGTAGCCATACACTATCCTCCTTTCTTCCATGTCgatttttgttgaaaaaaaatgatacactatcaaaaaaaaaaaaaactaaaatatctcattatttttttattttaaaattatatttaaaatttaaattatttattatatcaatCATATGTACAGTCATTTAAAATtgattattgataaataaattaatatcgtCCATTTTAGGGCAGCCGGTTAGAAAAAAATTAGCAGTAAAAGGGTTAAAAAAGAGCTCCGGAGCATctcagcaaattttttttttttaaagagaaacaCAGGGACAAAATCGTCGGTACATCAgaagtatatatattatatatatatatactcggGCCCCTTGCCCTCCAGGGACTTCGCTTTCTTGTCGCATCTTGGGCGCACATTAGCCTCCTCCGCCACCGGGATGGCTTCATCTCGGCTTCCTCCCGCTCCTCCGGCGAAGCCCCTGGACCTGGAGGTGACGGTGGTCTCTGCGATGCACCTTAAGAACGTGAACTGGCAGCACGGCGACCTCAAAGCCTATGCTGTCGCCTACCTGGACCCCGACCGCCGCGTCGCCACCAAGCCCGACGACGCCGGCAACACCCGTCCCGTCTGGAACGAGCGACTCTTTCTCCCCCTTGCCCCCACCCTCCTCGATCCTGCGCTCCTGCTCACCCTCGACGTCTTCCACTCGAAACCATCCGAGACCCCCAAGCCCCTCGTCGGCACCGCCCGTTGTCCCCTCAAGGACCTCCTCGGCCCCGACGCCTTTGAAGCCGCGTCCTCCTCCGGCGTAGCCGTCGACGGATGCCCCTCCCCCATCAAAACCCTAGAGCTCTCCCGCCCCTCCGGCCGCCCCCAGGGCAAGATCCGGATCAAGGTCGCGATCCGGGAGCGCCCCTGCCCGCCACTGGAGCCCGCCTACCAATTCGCCTCTCCCTCCGGCTATTACTATTCCACGGCTCCTCCCCTTTCGGCCAGAGAGTACCGCGCCTATCCCCCTCCGCCTTCGCTCGTCCCTCCTTACAGCCACCCCATGCCGTCCCAGCCGTCACCATACCCTTACGGCAACTACTCCGATCCCTACTCTGGGTACTATTCCTCCAACGCCGGGTATTACTCCGCACCTCCCGCCCCGGCCCCGGCCCGGCTGTACTATGGTCGGGTATCGGCGTACGGTGGCCCGTCGGCGCCTGTGGACTACTCATCCGGCCCTTCTTCTTATGAGCAGAAGGCGAAGGGGGGCAGACTGGGAATGGGGGCCGGCCTGGCAGTTGGGGCGGTGGCCGGAGCACTGGGAGGGCTGGCTTTGGAAGAAGGGCTCAAGTATGAGGAGGAGAAGGTTGCGGAGAGGGTGGAGAGCGATCTTGCTGCGAGGGATGATTACAGCGACTATCGGGCAGACTACTGAATAGTACGTGCTTTCTTCCCCTCTTCTTACCCTTTAATGATGATTATTAGTTTGGTCATGGAGGATTTAAGGATGAATAAATATACGCCAATTTGGTTGTATGGGTTCGATTTATCTATCTCATATATGCTTTGCTGAATTTGTGATCTTGTTCGTGATCGTCAGAGGAAGATTTATGCACTTATATTGATGTAACTTTCATGTTCTTCATGACAAGGGTGAGCCAAGATCATGTTTCTTTCAAGATCTATCCAAAGTTGTTACTGCTTCTTTCTATCATCTTGTTAATAAACTGGTTATCACTTCTTGTTTACTTTGTGTTTGGTTGATTGCAAAGAGTTGAAGTAGAcgaatcaatcaaattctgatgtTCTTTGCTTGCACATAATAGATTTGAAAAGACTAGTTTAACTCATTCAGGATCCATTTTGACATTTGCAATGAATTTGATATTTCCATTCTGATTTACATTATCAGTTGGAAACTGTCAAATAagaatcatgatttttttttttttaagtccatATTTTCTTGGGAAGAACTATAATTTTGCATTTTCTCGAGTTAAAAGCCACAGAGCTAATAGCCTGTGGCAACTTAACCCATTTCCATGCTTAATTTGATTTATTCCTGAGCATGAGATTACCCTTTTTACTATTCCTGTAAAtttttgaatagggttccatttaTGTTCTAGCCTATAGAGCTGGTTGAAATATTGCATGGAAACTAACTGGTAATTGTGAGAATTTAGGGCCATAATTGGTTACTGTTGGAACCATGACATGCCAAAGCTAAAATTTGTCTTCTGGAAAATTTGAATGTGTCTATGAGCGCATTTAAGTTGAAACATTGAACAAGTTATGTCATGTTCAATTATTGAGTCTTCATAAAGCTGAAAAAGAACTGATGggttgtataattcatctttgttAACTTGGATAAAGTGCATGATAGGCACCAGAAAGATAGCCTATTGAGAATTAAAGAATTTGTGCATAAATGGTAttaaaattactcaaaagatgtatTCTAGAGTAGTAACCCATATTGAAAGTAGTTTTTGTGAGACAAGTGAATTTCCACCTTAAAGAGTTCACACCAAGGCCAACACCAAGCCAATATCTGCACTAGTTATAGATGAATTAACTTTTTATTATGAGGATTTATTGTACAAAAAAAATGGGGTATAGATGTAGATATCCAATACAATAAAAAATTAGTAGATGAAATAAATAGTTGCTTCTAGGGTGTCATTTGACTAATATATTACTTGGTGACTTAGGCTTGTGATGTTCTATGGTTCAGAAAGTTGCATAATAAAGAGGACAAGCCAAGGGTTTCAAGTTTTGGTAAAATTGATCCATTTTGGTCATGTTCAAACCAACACTGGTTTCATTCTTGGGTTTCAGACAATTTTGGTCAGTTTCAATTAAAATCAATTGATTTCGTTCTTTTGGTCAGTTTCAATTAAAATCAGTTAGTTTCAATCTAACTTGACTGGTTTCAGTCAATTTCAGCCAAAATTGATCAAAACTGATTGTGAATGATATATTTATCAACCATTTGTCTTTTCGATGTCATTTTAAGATCGTTTCTTCAGTTTTTCAAGTATATTTGGGTACTTGGTGTCAATTCTAGGccattttcttcaatttttttagttaaaactTAAAAGTGTTTCTGACTTGGTTAATAACATTCCTTGTAATAAAATTCCGCATCTATTTTTTTAGAGATTTCCAAGGCTTATTGCATATCTTATAACGAATAGATATATACCCTCCTACTCCTTGAATAAAAAatgtatgaatttttttaacatgtATCTTTTCTATGATCCCCTCATTATTTCTTTATATTTgcattttttttgggatttttcatATTTGAAGCAACCTTTTATATTGTACAATTTAGGTCAGCACCAAGAAAACTGAACCAAAATGGTTGAAATAGTAAAAACGTCTGACTGAATCTGAGTCTTCAAATGATGGCTGCTAGGAGTTTGGCTGTCTTGAAGCTTTTGGT
Proteins encoded in this region:
- the LOC105036341 gene encoding uncharacterized protein codes for the protein MASSRLPPAPPAKPLDLEVTVVSAMHLKNVNWQHGDLKAYAVAYLDPDRRVATKPDDAGNTRPVWNERLFLPLAPTLLDPALLLTLDVFHSKPSETPKPLVGTARCPLKDLLGPDAFEAASSSGVAVDGCPSPIKTLELSRPSGRPQGKIRIKVAIRERPCPPLEPAYQFASPSGYYYSTAPPLSAREYRAYPPPPSLVPPYSHPMPSQPSPYPYGNYSDPYSGYYSSNAGYYSAPPAPAPARLYYGRVSAYGGPSAPVDYSSGPSSYEQKAKGGRLGMGAGLAVGAVAGALGGLALEEGLKYEEEKVAERVESDLAARDDYSDYRADY